A genome region from Coturnix japonica isolate 7356 chromosome 13, Coturnix japonica 2.1, whole genome shotgun sequence includes the following:
- the NEURL1B gene encoding E3 ubiquitin-protein ligase NEURL1B isoform X4, which produces MGNVESVLHGAAVSIDTGHQTRSVSSRPYYSLPNSSHERRSVLTVTEPPRFHSHAKGKNVRLDAHSRRATRRNSFCNGVTFTNRPIHLYEKVRLKLVAVHHGWSGALRFGFTIHDPSQMSSDDIPKYACPDLVTRPGYWAKALPERFAVRDNVLAFWVDRHGRVFYSINDEEPILFHCGIKVSGPLWALIDVYGITHEVQILDSMFAETMTTARLSNARLSTCLPQSNHDSANFNNNELENNQVVAKIANLNLSRVPGLATDNHIIPCCPNRRPRVQGIPAFLDTDLRFHPTRGPDITFSQDRMVACTNWQESNRTLVFSDRPLHIGESLFVEVGHLGLPYYGALSFGITSCDPSTLRTNELPADPDVLLDRKEYWVVYRAFPVLSSGDILNFTVLPNGEVHHGVNGASRGMLMCVDTSQSLWVFFTIHGVINQLKILGTVQSSPVTVSPSGSPSGSQYDSDSDMAFSVNRSSSASESSLEPSSSKNGECTVCFDSEVDTVIYTCGHMCLCNTCGLKLKKQLNACCPICRRVIKDVIKIYRP; this is translated from the exons acACAGGCCACCAGACCCGTTCAGTCTCCAGCCGTCCCTACTACAGCCTGCCCAACAGCAGCCATGAGCGACGCTCAGTGCTCACCGTCACAGAGCCGCCACGTTTCCACTCCCACGCCAAGGGCAAGAACGTGCGGCTGGACGCCCACTCCCGACGGGCCACGAGGAGAAACAGCTTCTGTAACGGGGTCACCTTCACCAACCGGCCCATCCACCTCTACGAGAAGGTGCGGCTGAAGCTGGTGGCCGTGCACCATGGCTGGAGCGGGGCCCTGCGCTTTGGCTTCACCATTCACGACCCGTCACAGATGAGCTCTGATGACATACCAAAGTACGCCTGCCCAGACCTAGTGACCCGGCCTGGCTATTGGGCCAAAGCTCTGCCAGAGAGGTTTGCTGTCAGGGACAACGTCTTGGCCTTCTGGGTTGACCGCCATGGGAGAGTCTTCTACAGTATTAATGATGAGGAGCCAATATTGTTTCACTGTGGTATTAAAGTCTCCGGTCCTCTCTGGGCACTCATAGATGTCTATGGAATTACCCACGAAGTGCAAATATTAG ATAGCATGTTTGCAGAGACCATGACCACTGCTCGCCTCAGCAACGCCCGTCTCAGCACTTGCCTTCCCCAGAGCAACCACGACTCGGCCAACTTCAATAATAATGAACTGGAGAATAACCAAGTGGTGGCCAAAATAGCAAACCTAAACCTGAGCCGGGTGCCTGGACTTGCGACAGACAACCACATCATCCCCTGCTGCCCCAACCGGCGGCCACGTGTCCAGGGAATCCCGGCCTTTCTGGACACAGACCTGCGATTCCATCCCACCCGCGGACCTGACATCACCTTTTCTCAGGACCGGATGGTCGCCTGCACCAACTGGCAAGAGAGCAATAGGACTTTGGTGTTTTCTGACCGCCCTTTGCACATCGGCGAGAGCCTGTTTGTGGAAGTGGGACACCTTGGGTTGCCGTATTACGGGGCCCTCTCGTTTGGCATCACTTCTTGTGATCCAAGTACTTTAAGGACAAATGAGCTCCCAGCAGATCCGGACGTTCTCCTGGACCGCAAGGAGTACTGGGTGGTGTACCGGGCCTTCCCGGTtctcagcagtggtgacatCCTCAATTTCACAGTCTTGCCAAATGGCGAGGTGCACCATGGGGTGAACGGAGCGAGCCGTGGCATGCTGATGTGTGTGGATACCTCGCAGTCTCTCTGGGTGTTTTTTACAATCCATGGTGTAATCAACCAGCTCAAAATACTGG GCACTGTGCAGTCCAGCCCAGTGACCGTCTCGCCCTCAGGGTCCCCCAGCGGCTCGCAGTACGACAGTGACTCTGACATGGCCTTCAGCGTCAACAGGTCATCATCTGCCTCGGAGTCTTCACTCG AGCCATCCAGCAGCAAGAACGGGGAATGCACCGTCTGCTTTGACAGCGAGGTGGACACGGTGATCTATACCTGTGGACACATGTGCCTCTGCAACACCTGCGGTCTTAAGCTGAAGAAGCAGCTCAACGCCTGCTGCCCCATCTGCCGACGGGTCATCAAAGATGTTATTAAGATTTACCGCCCATAG
- the NEURL1B gene encoding E3 ubiquitin-protein ligase NEURL1B isoform X1, translating into MGNVESVLHGAAVSIDTGHQTRSVSSRPYYSLPNSSHERRSVLTVTEPPRFHSHAKGKNVRLDAHSRRATRRNSFCNGVTFTNRPIHLYEKVRLKLVAVHHGWSGALRFGFTIHDPSQMSSDDIPKYACPDLVTRPGYWAKALPERFAVRDNVLAFWVDRHGRVFYSINDEEPILFHCGIKVSGPLWALIDVYGITHEVQILDSMFAETMTTARLSNARLSTCLPQSNHDSANFNNNELENNQVVAKIANLNLSRVPGLATDNHIIPCCPNRRPRVQGIPAFLDTDLRFHPTRGPDITFSQDRMVACTNWQESNRTLVFSDRPLHIGESLFVEVGHLGLPYYGALSFGITSCDPSTLRTNELPADPDVLLDRKEYWVVYRAFPVLSSGDILNFTVLPNGEVHHGVNGASRGMLMCVDTSQSLWVFFTIHGVINQLKILGTVQSSPVTVSPSGSPSGSQYDSDSDMAFSVNRSSSASESSLVTAPSSPLSPPISPVFPPPEPSSSKNGECTVCFDSEVDTVIYTCGHMCLCNTCGLKLKKQLNACCPICRRVIKDVIKIYRP; encoded by the exons acACAGGCCACCAGACCCGTTCAGTCTCCAGCCGTCCCTACTACAGCCTGCCCAACAGCAGCCATGAGCGACGCTCAGTGCTCACCGTCACAGAGCCGCCACGTTTCCACTCCCACGCCAAGGGCAAGAACGTGCGGCTGGACGCCCACTCCCGACGGGCCACGAGGAGAAACAGCTTCTGTAACGGGGTCACCTTCACCAACCGGCCCATCCACCTCTACGAGAAGGTGCGGCTGAAGCTGGTGGCCGTGCACCATGGCTGGAGCGGGGCCCTGCGCTTTGGCTTCACCATTCACGACCCGTCACAGATGAGCTCTGATGACATACCAAAGTACGCCTGCCCAGACCTAGTGACCCGGCCTGGCTATTGGGCCAAAGCTCTGCCAGAGAGGTTTGCTGTCAGGGACAACGTCTTGGCCTTCTGGGTTGACCGCCATGGGAGAGTCTTCTACAGTATTAATGATGAGGAGCCAATATTGTTTCACTGTGGTATTAAAGTCTCCGGTCCTCTCTGGGCACTCATAGATGTCTATGGAATTACCCACGAAGTGCAAATATTAG ATAGCATGTTTGCAGAGACCATGACCACTGCTCGCCTCAGCAACGCCCGTCTCAGCACTTGCCTTCCCCAGAGCAACCACGACTCGGCCAACTTCAATAATAATGAACTGGAGAATAACCAAGTGGTGGCCAAAATAGCAAACCTAAACCTGAGCCGGGTGCCTGGACTTGCGACAGACAACCACATCATCCCCTGCTGCCCCAACCGGCGGCCACGTGTCCAGGGAATCCCGGCCTTTCTGGACACAGACCTGCGATTCCATCCCACCCGCGGACCTGACATCACCTTTTCTCAGGACCGGATGGTCGCCTGCACCAACTGGCAAGAGAGCAATAGGACTTTGGTGTTTTCTGACCGCCCTTTGCACATCGGCGAGAGCCTGTTTGTGGAAGTGGGACACCTTGGGTTGCCGTATTACGGGGCCCTCTCGTTTGGCATCACTTCTTGTGATCCAAGTACTTTAAGGACAAATGAGCTCCCAGCAGATCCGGACGTTCTCCTGGACCGCAAGGAGTACTGGGTGGTGTACCGGGCCTTCCCGGTtctcagcagtggtgacatCCTCAATTTCACAGTCTTGCCAAATGGCGAGGTGCACCATGGGGTGAACGGAGCGAGCCGTGGCATGCTGATGTGTGTGGATACCTCGCAGTCTCTCTGGGTGTTTTTTACAATCCATGGTGTAATCAACCAGCTCAAAATACTGG GCACTGTGCAGTCCAGCCCAGTGACCGTCTCGCCCTCAGGGTCCCCCAGCGGCTCGCAGTACGACAGTGACTCTGACATGGCCTTCAGCGTCAACAGGTCATCATCTGCCTCGGAGTCTTCACTCG TGACTGCTCCCAGCTCTCCCCTGAGCCCTCCCATCTCTCCCGTCTTCCCCCCTCCAGAGCCATCCAGCAGCAAGAACGGGGAATGCACCGTCTGCTTTGACAGCGAGGTGGACACGGTGATCTATACCTGTGGACACATGTGCCTCTGCAACACCTGCGGTCTTAAGCTGAAGAAGCAGCTCAACGCCTGCTGCCCCATCTGCCGACGGGTCATCAAAGATGTTATTAAGATTTACCGCCCATAG
- the NEURL1B gene encoding E3 ubiquitin-protein ligase NEURL1B isoform X2, with protein MSPRRRIPPLGLTNDTGHQTRSVSSRPYYSLPNSSHERRSVLTVTEPPRFHSHAKGKNVRLDAHSRRATRRNSFCNGVTFTNRPIHLYEKVRLKLVAVHHGWSGALRFGFTIHDPSQMSSDDIPKYACPDLVTRPGYWAKALPERFAVRDNVLAFWVDRHGRVFYSINDEEPILFHCGIKVSGPLWALIDVYGITHEVQILDSMFAETMTTARLSNARLSTCLPQSNHDSANFNNNELENNQVVAKIANLNLSRVPGLATDNHIIPCCPNRRPRVQGIPAFLDTDLRFHPTRGPDITFSQDRMVACTNWQESNRTLVFSDRPLHIGESLFVEVGHLGLPYYGALSFGITSCDPSTLRTNELPADPDVLLDRKEYWVVYRAFPVLSSGDILNFTVLPNGEVHHGVNGASRGMLMCVDTSQSLWVFFTIHGVINQLKILGTVQSSPVTVSPSGSPSGSQYDSDSDMAFSVNRSSSASESSLVTAPSSPLSPPISPVFPPPEPSSSKNGECTVCFDSEVDTVIYTCGHMCLCNTCGLKLKKQLNACCPICRRVIKDVIKIYRP; from the exons acACAGGCCACCAGACCCGTTCAGTCTCCAGCCGTCCCTACTACAGCCTGCCCAACAGCAGCCATGAGCGACGCTCAGTGCTCACCGTCACAGAGCCGCCACGTTTCCACTCCCACGCCAAGGGCAAGAACGTGCGGCTGGACGCCCACTCCCGACGGGCCACGAGGAGAAACAGCTTCTGTAACGGGGTCACCTTCACCAACCGGCCCATCCACCTCTACGAGAAGGTGCGGCTGAAGCTGGTGGCCGTGCACCATGGCTGGAGCGGGGCCCTGCGCTTTGGCTTCACCATTCACGACCCGTCACAGATGAGCTCTGATGACATACCAAAGTACGCCTGCCCAGACCTAGTGACCCGGCCTGGCTATTGGGCCAAAGCTCTGCCAGAGAGGTTTGCTGTCAGGGACAACGTCTTGGCCTTCTGGGTTGACCGCCATGGGAGAGTCTTCTACAGTATTAATGATGAGGAGCCAATATTGTTTCACTGTGGTATTAAAGTCTCCGGTCCTCTCTGGGCACTCATAGATGTCTATGGAATTACCCACGAAGTGCAAATATTAG ATAGCATGTTTGCAGAGACCATGACCACTGCTCGCCTCAGCAACGCCCGTCTCAGCACTTGCCTTCCCCAGAGCAACCACGACTCGGCCAACTTCAATAATAATGAACTGGAGAATAACCAAGTGGTGGCCAAAATAGCAAACCTAAACCTGAGCCGGGTGCCTGGACTTGCGACAGACAACCACATCATCCCCTGCTGCCCCAACCGGCGGCCACGTGTCCAGGGAATCCCGGCCTTTCTGGACACAGACCTGCGATTCCATCCCACCCGCGGACCTGACATCACCTTTTCTCAGGACCGGATGGTCGCCTGCACCAACTGGCAAGAGAGCAATAGGACTTTGGTGTTTTCTGACCGCCCTTTGCACATCGGCGAGAGCCTGTTTGTGGAAGTGGGACACCTTGGGTTGCCGTATTACGGGGCCCTCTCGTTTGGCATCACTTCTTGTGATCCAAGTACTTTAAGGACAAATGAGCTCCCAGCAGATCCGGACGTTCTCCTGGACCGCAAGGAGTACTGGGTGGTGTACCGGGCCTTCCCGGTtctcagcagtggtgacatCCTCAATTTCACAGTCTTGCCAAATGGCGAGGTGCACCATGGGGTGAACGGAGCGAGCCGTGGCATGCTGATGTGTGTGGATACCTCGCAGTCTCTCTGGGTGTTTTTTACAATCCATGGTGTAATCAACCAGCTCAAAATACTGG GCACTGTGCAGTCCAGCCCAGTGACCGTCTCGCCCTCAGGGTCCCCCAGCGGCTCGCAGTACGACAGTGACTCTGACATGGCCTTCAGCGTCAACAGGTCATCATCTGCCTCGGAGTCTTCACTCG TGACTGCTCCCAGCTCTCCCCTGAGCCCTCCCATCTCTCCCGTCTTCCCCCCTCCAGAGCCATCCAGCAGCAAGAACGGGGAATGCACCGTCTGCTTTGACAGCGAGGTGGACACGGTGATCTATACCTGTGGACACATGTGCCTCTGCAACACCTGCGGTCTTAAGCTGAAGAAGCAGCTCAACGCCTGCTGCCCCATCTGCCGACGGGTCATCAAAGATGTTATTAAGATTTACCGCCCATAG
- the NEURL1B gene encoding E3 ubiquitin-protein ligase NEURL1B isoform X3, with the protein MGNTVHKTLADTGHQTRSVSSRPYYSLPNSSHERRSVLTVTEPPRFHSHAKGKNVRLDAHSRRATRRNSFCNGVTFTNRPIHLYEKVRLKLVAVHHGWSGALRFGFTIHDPSQMSSDDIPKYACPDLVTRPGYWAKALPERFAVRDNVLAFWVDRHGRVFYSINDEEPILFHCGIKVSGPLWALIDVYGITHEVQILDSMFAETMTTARLSNARLSTCLPQSNHDSANFNNNELENNQVVAKIANLNLSRVPGLATDNHIIPCCPNRRPRVQGIPAFLDTDLRFHPTRGPDITFSQDRMVACTNWQESNRTLVFSDRPLHIGESLFVEVGHLGLPYYGALSFGITSCDPSTLRTNELPADPDVLLDRKEYWVVYRAFPVLSSGDILNFTVLPNGEVHHGVNGASRGMLMCVDTSQSLWVFFTIHGVINQLKILGTVQSSPVTVSPSGSPSGSQYDSDSDMAFSVNRSSSASESSLVTAPSSPLSPPISPVFPPPEPSSSKNGECTVCFDSEVDTVIYTCGHMCLCNTCGLKLKKQLNACCPICRRVIKDVIKIYRP; encoded by the exons acACAGGCCACCAGACCCGTTCAGTCTCCAGCCGTCCCTACTACAGCCTGCCCAACAGCAGCCATGAGCGACGCTCAGTGCTCACCGTCACAGAGCCGCCACGTTTCCACTCCCACGCCAAGGGCAAGAACGTGCGGCTGGACGCCCACTCCCGACGGGCCACGAGGAGAAACAGCTTCTGTAACGGGGTCACCTTCACCAACCGGCCCATCCACCTCTACGAGAAGGTGCGGCTGAAGCTGGTGGCCGTGCACCATGGCTGGAGCGGGGCCCTGCGCTTTGGCTTCACCATTCACGACCCGTCACAGATGAGCTCTGATGACATACCAAAGTACGCCTGCCCAGACCTAGTGACCCGGCCTGGCTATTGGGCCAAAGCTCTGCCAGAGAGGTTTGCTGTCAGGGACAACGTCTTGGCCTTCTGGGTTGACCGCCATGGGAGAGTCTTCTACAGTATTAATGATGAGGAGCCAATATTGTTTCACTGTGGTATTAAAGTCTCCGGTCCTCTCTGGGCACTCATAGATGTCTATGGAATTACCCACGAAGTGCAAATATTAG ATAGCATGTTTGCAGAGACCATGACCACTGCTCGCCTCAGCAACGCCCGTCTCAGCACTTGCCTTCCCCAGAGCAACCACGACTCGGCCAACTTCAATAATAATGAACTGGAGAATAACCAAGTGGTGGCCAAAATAGCAAACCTAAACCTGAGCCGGGTGCCTGGACTTGCGACAGACAACCACATCATCCCCTGCTGCCCCAACCGGCGGCCACGTGTCCAGGGAATCCCGGCCTTTCTGGACACAGACCTGCGATTCCATCCCACCCGCGGACCTGACATCACCTTTTCTCAGGACCGGATGGTCGCCTGCACCAACTGGCAAGAGAGCAATAGGACTTTGGTGTTTTCTGACCGCCCTTTGCACATCGGCGAGAGCCTGTTTGTGGAAGTGGGACACCTTGGGTTGCCGTATTACGGGGCCCTCTCGTTTGGCATCACTTCTTGTGATCCAAGTACTTTAAGGACAAATGAGCTCCCAGCAGATCCGGACGTTCTCCTGGACCGCAAGGAGTACTGGGTGGTGTACCGGGCCTTCCCGGTtctcagcagtggtgacatCCTCAATTTCACAGTCTTGCCAAATGGCGAGGTGCACCATGGGGTGAACGGAGCGAGCCGTGGCATGCTGATGTGTGTGGATACCTCGCAGTCTCTCTGGGTGTTTTTTACAATCCATGGTGTAATCAACCAGCTCAAAATACTGG GCACTGTGCAGTCCAGCCCAGTGACCGTCTCGCCCTCAGGGTCCCCCAGCGGCTCGCAGTACGACAGTGACTCTGACATGGCCTTCAGCGTCAACAGGTCATCATCTGCCTCGGAGTCTTCACTCG TGACTGCTCCCAGCTCTCCCCTGAGCCCTCCCATCTCTCCCGTCTTCCCCCCTCCAGAGCCATCCAGCAGCAAGAACGGGGAATGCACCGTCTGCTTTGACAGCGAGGTGGACACGGTGATCTATACCTGTGGACACATGTGCCTCTGCAACACCTGCGGTCTTAAGCTGAAGAAGCAGCTCAACGCCTGCTGCCCCATCTGCCGACGGGTCATCAAAGATGTTATTAAGATTTACCGCCCATAG
- the NEURL1B gene encoding E3 ubiquitin-protein ligase NEURL1B isoform X5, whose product MFAETMTTARLSNARLSTCLPQSNHDSANFNNNELENNQVVAKIANLNLSRVPGLATDNHIIPCCPNRRPRVQGIPAFLDTDLRFHPTRGPDITFSQDRMVACTNWQESNRTLVFSDRPLHIGESLFVEVGHLGLPYYGALSFGITSCDPSTLRTNELPADPDVLLDRKEYWVVYRAFPVLSSGDILNFTVLPNGEVHHGVNGASRGMLMCVDTSQSLWVFFTIHGVINQLKILGTVQSSPVTVSPSGSPSGSQYDSDSDMAFSVNRSSSASESSLVTAPSSPLSPPISPVFPPPEPSSSKNGECTVCFDSEVDTVIYTCGHMCLCNTCGLKLKKQLNACCPICRRVIKDVIKIYRP is encoded by the exons ATGTTTGCAGAGACCATGACCACTGCTCGCCTCAGCAACGCCCGTCTCAGCACTTGCCTTCCCCAGAGCAACCACGACTCGGCCAACTTCAATAATAATGAACTGGAGAATAACCAAGTGGTGGCCAAAATAGCAAACCTAAACCTGAGCCGGGTGCCTGGACTTGCGACAGACAACCACATCATCCCCTGCTGCCCCAACCGGCGGCCACGTGTCCAGGGAATCCCGGCCTTTCTGGACACAGACCTGCGATTCCATCCCACCCGCGGACCTGACATCACCTTTTCTCAGGACCGGATGGTCGCCTGCACCAACTGGCAAGAGAGCAATAGGACTTTGGTGTTTTCTGACCGCCCTTTGCACATCGGCGAGAGCCTGTTTGTGGAAGTGGGACACCTTGGGTTGCCGTATTACGGGGCCCTCTCGTTTGGCATCACTTCTTGTGATCCAAGTACTTTAAGGACAAATGAGCTCCCAGCAGATCCGGACGTTCTCCTGGACCGCAAGGAGTACTGGGTGGTGTACCGGGCCTTCCCGGTtctcagcagtggtgacatCCTCAATTTCACAGTCTTGCCAAATGGCGAGGTGCACCATGGGGTGAACGGAGCGAGCCGTGGCATGCTGATGTGTGTGGATACCTCGCAGTCTCTCTGGGTGTTTTTTACAATCCATGGTGTAATCAACCAGCTCAAAATACTGG GCACTGTGCAGTCCAGCCCAGTGACCGTCTCGCCCTCAGGGTCCCCCAGCGGCTCGCAGTACGACAGTGACTCTGACATGGCCTTCAGCGTCAACAGGTCATCATCTGCCTCGGAGTCTTCACTCG TGACTGCTCCCAGCTCTCCCCTGAGCCCTCCCATCTCTCCCGTCTTCCCCCCTCCAGAGCCATCCAGCAGCAAGAACGGGGAATGCACCGTCTGCTTTGACAGCGAGGTGGACACGGTGATCTATACCTGTGGACACATGTGCCTCTGCAACACCTGCGGTCTTAAGCTGAAGAAGCAGCTCAACGCCTGCTGCCCCATCTGCCGACGGGTCATCAAAGATGTTATTAAGATTTACCGCCCATAG